The Panicum hallii strain FIL2 chromosome 9, PHallii_v3.1, whole genome shotgun sequence genome has a window encoding:
- the LOC112874528 gene encoding polyol transporter 5-like — MSKQDASDGIPAAEAPAKRPPLNKYALACAILASMNSILLGYDVSVMSGAQLFMKQDLKITDTQIEILAGIINIYSLVGSLAAGRTSDWIGRRYTMVLAAAIFFAGALIMGLAPSYAVLMLGRFVAGVGVGYALMIAPVYTAEVAPTSARGLLTSFPEVFINTGVLLGYVSNYAFHSLPVHLSWRVMFLVGAVPPVFLALGVLAMPESPRWLVMQGRIGDARRVLAKTSDSPAEAEERLADIKKAIGIPEGVGDDNDDVVVVASKNKGTHGEGVWRDLLLRPTPPVRRILIACLGLQFFQQASGIDSVVLYSPRVFQKAGLQSDSNSLGATMAVGACKTLFILVATFFLDRVGRRPLLLTSAGGMVVSLVTLASALHAIDRLPAGQQATPLAGVSIAAVLVFVGSFSIGMGPIAWVYSSEIFPLRLRAQGCALGTAMNRVMSGAITMSFISLYKAITFAGSFYVYAGVAAAGWVFMFFFLPETRGRSLEDTEQLFGGGGGQDSSREDERDAQKKSAELTSSQQ; from the exons ATGTCGAAGCAGGACGCCTCCGACGGCATCCCTGCCGCCGAGGCGCCGGCAAAGCGCCCTCCCCTCAACAAGTACGCTCTCGCCTGCGCCATCCTCGCGTCCATGAACTCCATCCTCCTCGGCTACG ATGTCTCGGTGATGAGCGGGGCGCAGCTGTTCATGAAGCAGGACCTCAAGATCACGGACACGCAGATCGAGATCCTCGCCGGCATCATCAACATCTACTCCCTCGTCGGCTCGCTCGCGGCGGGCCGGACGTCCGACTGGATCGGCCGGCGCTACACCATGGTGCTCGCGGCAGCCATCTTCTTCGCGGGCGCGCTCATCATGGGCCTCGCCCCAAGCTACGCGGTCCTCATGCTCGGGCGCTTCGTGGCCGGCGTGGGCGTCGGCTACGCGCTCATGATCGCGCCCGTGTACACGGCCGAGGTCGCGCCCACGTCCGCGCGCGGCCTGCTCACGTCCTTCCCGGAGGTGTTCATCAACACGGGGGTCCTCCTCGGCTACGTCTCCAACTACGCCTTCCACAGCCTCCCCGTGCACCTCAGCTGGCGCGTCATGTTCCTCGTCGGCGCCGTCCCGCCCGTCTTCCTCGCCCTCGGGGTCCTCGCCATGCCGGAGTCGCCGCGGTGGCTCGTTATGCAGGGGCGCATCGGCGACGCGCGCCGCGTGCTCGCCAAGACCTCCGATTCGCCCGCCGAGGCCGAGGAGCGGCTCGCCGACATCAAGAAGGCCATCGGCATCCCGGAGGGCGTCGGCGATGACAACGACGACGTGGTAGTCGTCGCCAGCAAGAACAAGGGGACCCATGGCGAGGGGGTGTGGCGAGACCTGCTACTCCGCCCCACGCCGCCCGTCCGCCGCATATTGATCGCCTGCCTCGGGCTCCAGTTCTTCCAGCAGGCGTCCGGCATCGACTCCGTGGTGCTGTACAGCCCCCGTGTGTTTCAGAAGGCCGGGCTTCAGTCGGACAGCAACTCCTTGGGCGCCACCATGGCGGTGGGCGCGTGCAAGACGCTGTTCATCCTGGTGGCCACCTTCTTCCTGGACCGCGTGGGGCGGAGGCCGCTGCTTCTGACCAGCGCGGGCGGGATGGTGGTCTCGCTCGTGACGCTGGCCTCGGCGCTGCACGCGATCGACCGGCTCCCCGCGGGGCAGCAGGCGACGCCGCTGGCGGGCGTGAGCATcgcggcggtgctggtgttCGTGGGGTCGTTCTCTATCGGCATGGGCCCGATCGCGTGGGTGTACAGCTCGGAGATCTTCCCGCTGCGGCTGCGCGCGCAGGGGTGCGCGCTGGGCACGGCGATGAACCGGGTCATGAGCGGCGCCATCACCATGTCCTTCATCTCGCTCTACAAGGCCATCACCTTCGCCGGGAGCTTCTACGTCTACgccggcgtcgccgccgccgggtgGGTGTTCATGTTCTTCTTCCTGCCGGAGACGAGGGGCAGGAGCTTGGAGGACACCGAGCAGctcttcggcggcggcggcggccaggacaGCAGCAGGGAAGATGAACGTGACGCGCAGAAGAAGTCCGCGGAGTTGACTAGCAGTCAACAGTGA